In the genome of Rhodoferax fermentans, one region contains:
- a CDS encoding ABC transporter ATP-binding protein — protein sequence MSTSTYAVDVAGLRKQFYVRQKRLGARPQVVHAVSDISFKLQSGQTLGIVGESGCGKSTLARLLMGLIEADDGSVLLAGQVLGSRPEQLAAVRRKVQMVFQDSFASLNPRLSIEASLMFGPQVHGVSRTEARQTAHELLARVGLEPARFAGRYPHEVSGGQRQRVNIARALALKPEIVIFDEAVSALDKSVELQVLNLLLDLKAEFGLTYLFISHDLNVVQYISDEVMVMYLGKVVEMGPVESVYAHPAHPYTRALLASMPSMDPRQRTQAAPIVGDPPSPIDPPSGCRFRTRCPHAVAACAEGEPLLRAAGSDGHRVACHLTLTGGGAL from the coding sequence ATGAGCACCTCCACTTATGCGGTGGATGTGGCGGGTCTGCGCAAGCAGTTTTATGTGCGCCAGAAGCGCCTGGGTGCCCGGCCCCAGGTGGTGCACGCGGTGTCTGACATCTCCTTCAAGCTGCAGAGTGGCCAGACGCTGGGCATTGTGGGTGAGTCAGGCTGCGGCAAATCGACGCTGGCACGCCTGCTGATGGGCTTGATTGAGGCCGACGACGGGTCGGTCCTGCTGGCGGGTCAGGTGCTGGGCTCGCGCCCCGAGCAGTTGGCAGCGGTGCGACGCAAGGTGCAGATGGTGTTCCAGGATTCGTTCGCTTCGCTCAACCCGCGGCTCAGTATCGAGGCCTCCTTGATGTTTGGTCCCCAGGTTCACGGCGTGTCGCGGACCGAGGCCCGGCAAACCGCCCACGAATTGTTGGCGCGTGTTGGCCTGGAGCCCGCGCGTTTTGCCGGGCGTTATCCACACGAGGTATCGGGTGGTCAGCGGCAGCGCGTCAACATCGCGCGGGCCTTGGCGTTGAAGCCCGAAATCGTGATTTTTGATGAGGCCGTGTCGGCACTGGACAAGTCGGTCGAGTTGCAGGTGTTGAACCTGCTGCTCGACCTCAAGGCCGAATTCGGGCTGACCTACCTGTTCATTTCGCACGACCTGAACGTGGTGCAGTACATCAGCGACGAAGTGATGGTGATGTACCTGGGCAAGGTGGTGGAAATGGGGCCGGTGGAATCGGTTTACGCACACCCGGCCCACCCCTACACCCGGGCGCTGCTGGCCTCGATGCCCAGCATGGACCCGCGTCAGCGCACCCAGGCGGCACCCATTGTGGGTGACCCACCGAGCCCGATCGACCCGCCCTCGGGCTGCCGCTTTCGCACCCGCTGCCCGCACGCGGTGGCGGCCTGCGCCGAGGGTGAACCGCTGCTGCGAGCGGCGGGGTCCGACGGACACCGGGTAGCCTGTCACTTGACACTGACTGGCGGAGGTGCGTTATGA
- a CDS encoding FRG domain-containing protein → MFNFLVTAKSGAWDEKVYVYDRGRFLEYTSDEIAASFRELNAPQIEVLKAMPCLFAYEGTDEPMVVGRLKVVKLRDRQLYIEPEIDRAIAPIPFDAIKPIQLTLDIRDWELSRTHWAIKDEDLLGTLIRHEVIQNVAAPTKVDKSELPPTADPDFTATNVGDFIARVLDFEQGGKEVFYRGHSNRTKYRLEPNIFRKDKFGNFIHRHAEDRMYRELLVSNSADFRDDVLTLDRLVRMQHYSLPTRLLDITSNPLIALYFACKSTSAENREVDGEVIAFSMDRSQIKYFDSDTASCIANLTHLPPEAKDQIDFTSNNVKEFNKHPQVKRLLHFIKAEKPFFEGRLDPRDLRSVICVKGKHTNSRIAFQSGAFLLFGHDASLGEDGNDAISVNRIPVANKEHVLEQLDKMNINDSTVFPYIENSAKYIAKKFAFKEVVIAPRASGRT, encoded by the coding sequence ATGTTCAATTTTTTGGTGACGGCTAAGAGCGGCGCATGGGACGAAAAGGTTTACGTCTATGACCGTGGTCGCTTTTTGGAATACACGAGCGACGAGATTGCTGCTAGCTTCAGAGAACTCAATGCCCCGCAAATCGAGGTGTTGAAGGCGATGCCGTGCTTGTTCGCTTACGAAGGTACGGACGAGCCGATGGTCGTCGGGAGACTAAAGGTAGTCAAACTGCGTGATCGGCAGTTGTATATCGAGCCAGAGATTGACCGAGCGATTGCTCCGATTCCATTCGACGCAATCAAGCCGATTCAGCTTACTCTAGACATTCGCGATTGGGAGTTGAGCAGAACGCACTGGGCGATCAAGGATGAGGATCTGCTCGGAACGCTGATCCGGCACGAAGTGATTCAAAACGTGGCCGCGCCGACCAAGGTCGATAAATCCGAACTGCCGCCAACTGCTGACCCGGATTTCACGGCGACGAACGTCGGCGATTTCATTGCAAGAGTTTTGGATTTTGAGCAGGGCGGCAAGGAAGTGTTTTATCGTGGACATTCCAATAGAACCAAGTACCGTCTTGAACCAAACATTTTTCGCAAGGATAAGTTCGGTAATTTCATTCATCGGCATGCTGAAGACCGGATGTATCGAGAGTTGCTTGTCTCGAACTCTGCCGATTTCAGAGACGACGTGTTGACCCTTGATCGCCTTGTGCGAATGCAGCACTACTCGCTGCCTACTAGGCTGCTTGATATCACTTCTAACCCGCTGATCGCCCTTTACTTTGCCTGTAAGAGCACCAGTGCGGAAAACCGTGAAGTGGACGGCGAAGTCATTGCGTTCTCGATGGACCGAAGTCAGATCAAGTATTTTGATTCAGATACGGCGAGCTGCATCGCCAATCTGACGCATCTTCCACCTGAGGCGAAAGATCAAATCGACTTCACCAGTAACAATGTCAAGGAATTTAACAAGCATCCTCAGGTCAAGCGCTTGTTGCACTTTATCAAGGCTGAGAAGCCCTTCTTCGAGGGACGATTGGACCCTCGCGATTTGCGCTCCGTTATTTGCGTCAAAGGCAAGCACACCAATAGCCGCATAGCCTTTCAGTCAGGAGCATTCCTGTTATTTGGGCACGATGCATCGTTGGGAGAAGACGGTAACGATGCAATTTCTGTCAACCGGATTCCGGTCGCAAACAAAGAGCATGTCCTTGAACAGCTCGACAAGATGAACATCAACGACAGCACGGTGTTTCCATATATCGAGAACTCGGCGAAGTACATTGCGAAGAAATTCGCGTTTAAGGAAGTTGTTATAGCGCCACGGGCTTCAGGGAGGACATAG
- a CDS encoding flavin reductase family protein: MAMSDTFHFYEPRLGHGLAHDPFNAIVGPRPIGWISTRSKAGVDNLAPYSFFNAFNYTPPIVGFASVGHKDSLRNIEETGEFVWNLVTRPLAEAMNQTSANLPPEVSEFELAGLTPEDARLVAVSRVKESPVSFECKRTQILQLQTAAGDSVPTWLVLGEVIAVHLDRRLLKDGVYDTAAAEHVLRAGGPADYFTVGVEQLFRMTRPG; the protein is encoded by the coding sequence ATGGCCATGTCTGATACCTTCCACTTCTATGAACCCCGTCTTGGCCATGGACTGGCCCATGATCCTTTCAACGCGATCGTGGGGCCCCGTCCGATTGGTTGGATTTCCACACGCAGCAAAGCGGGTGTCGACAACCTGGCGCCCTACAGTTTCTTCAACGCTTTCAACTACACACCACCGATCGTCGGGTTTGCCAGTGTGGGCCACAAGGACAGCCTGCGCAATATTGAGGAGACGGGGGAGTTTGTCTGGAACCTGGTGACACGGCCGCTGGCCGAGGCCATGAACCAGACCAGCGCCAATCTGCCGCCTGAGGTCAGTGAGTTCGAGCTGGCGGGGCTGACGCCAGAAGACGCACGTCTGGTGGCGGTGTCACGGGTGAAGGAGAGCCCTGTGTCGTTTGAGTGCAAGCGAACACAGATCCTTCAGCTGCAGACCGCTGCTGGAGACTCGGTACCGACCTGGTTGGTGTTGGGTGAAGTCATTGCGGTACACCTGGATCGCAGACTGCTCAAGGACGGTGTCTATGACACGGCAGCGGCAGAGCATGTGCTCAGAGCCGGTGGGCCTGCGGATTACTTCACCGTGGGGGTGGAGCAGCTGTTTCGGATGACGAGACCGGGGTGA
- a CDS encoding AAA family ATPase, which produces MHAFFDDYDEGGQSTLETWGLAFGQDVRQAYRSRLAQWILLITTGAGGLPPYSAGGSPDWVRQAEITGVPELADPHVNAMEVTAALQRAAQALPAQLVSIGVCRHKAVVDWLAQGAGLSELEHNILDLALALKCFAPLARAIQTWQELDHGALVQAVATLLHSQPADVARALSPEGQLHRSALVTLYGGASSLGHMLKVPRNISMRLPMVEHPSQIYANIVTPMPPARCQLGDFAYMAQSTQLARSWLLGALHSAKALGQAGHLLVYGEPGLGKTEWVRALVAQVLSAEVAAAPASAGTMDQEHQQVFELVVHDGYGLPMSGVERLANLRLVLQLKRRSPNTVLIFDEADDVFKGSDGSDEPGSADSAAVSMRNHRASLNRLIEDSPLPVIWIMNRPEVLDPAVLRRFDSVISFERMPRAVKRALLQSAGVADEPQAKLWSKLPGLTPALIDRLAHLRRSAAAAGQPMDVALSQHWLRQRLTSAHDRQLLGRVMGQHANGHATSSGNTELDLGSWRADQVHASQDLQALMDGIAQWGHARILLHGQPGTGKTAFAHALADGVDRPLLIKRASDLLGAYVGETERSIRSAFEEADDEEAVLFIDEVDSLLAQRSQAVRTWEISQVNELLEHLGDAPGVVILATNRLDALDPAVIRRMDVRVEFKALTAEQGRLSFKRLCAQLQLPCTGQAIADINLMTGLTPGDFAQVARRWRFSPEVKACPPDQEAQLLVGWLQQECQFRGQEEPSIGFLSGLEKWVI; this is translated from the coding sequence ATGCATGCTTTTTTTGACGATTACGACGAAGGTGGCCAGTCAACCCTGGAGACCTGGGGCCTGGCCTTTGGCCAGGATGTCAGACAGGCTTATCGATCCCGCCTGGCTCAGTGGATTTTGCTGATCACCACGGGTGCAGGGGGCTTGCCACCCTACAGCGCAGGCGGTTCGCCCGACTGGGTGCGACAAGCCGAGATCACCGGCGTGCCCGAGCTGGCCGATCCGCATGTCAATGCCATGGAGGTCACTGCTGCACTGCAGCGCGCAGCGCAGGCTTTGCCTGCGCAACTGGTGTCCATCGGTGTCTGCCGTCACAAAGCAGTGGTGGATTGGTTGGCCCAGGGCGCGGGTCTCAGTGAGCTCGAGCACAACATCCTGGACCTGGCGCTGGCTTTGAAGTGTTTTGCGCCCTTGGCCCGGGCAATCCAGACTTGGCAAGAACTCGATCATGGGGCCCTAGTGCAGGCTGTGGCCACCTTGTTGCACAGCCAACCCGCAGATGTCGCGCGTGCTTTGAGTCCTGAAGGGCAACTGCATCGCTCAGCATTGGTCACCTTGTATGGAGGGGCCTCATCCCTTGGACACATGCTCAAGGTCCCCAGAAACATCAGCATGCGATTGCCTATGGTGGAGCATCCGAGCCAGATCTACGCGAACATCGTGACCCCGATGCCACCAGCCAGATGCCAACTGGGTGACTTTGCATACATGGCGCAAAGCACGCAATTGGCGCGCAGCTGGCTCCTGGGTGCCCTGCACAGCGCCAAAGCCTTGGGTCAGGCGGGTCATCTGCTGGTCTATGGTGAACCAGGTCTGGGCAAGACCGAATGGGTCAGGGCGCTGGTGGCACAGGTGCTGAGCGCTGAGGTGGCTGCTGCACCAGCGTCAGCTGGGACGATGGACCAGGAGCACCAGCAGGTCTTTGAGCTAGTGGTGCATGATGGTTACGGCTTGCCCATGAGCGGCGTTGAACGTCTGGCCAATCTGCGTCTGGTTCTGCAACTCAAGCGCAGAAGCCCCAACACCGTGCTCATCTTCGATGAAGCCGATGATGTGTTCAAAGGCAGTGATGGCTCGGATGAGCCAGGTAGCGCAGACAGTGCCGCGGTCAGCATGCGCAATCACCGCGCCAGCCTGAACCGGCTGATTGAGGACAGCCCCTTACCGGTCATCTGGATCATGAACCGTCCCGAAGTCTTGGACCCGGCGGTTCTGCGTCGTTTTGATTCGGTCATCAGCTTTGAGCGCATGCCCCGTGCGGTCAAACGTGCGCTGCTGCAGTCTGCCGGTGTGGCCGATGAGCCGCAGGCCAAACTCTGGAGCAAGCTCCCAGGGCTGACACCCGCCCTCATTGATCGCTTGGCCCACCTGAGGCGCAGTGCTGCTGCCGCAGGTCAACCCATGGATGTGGCACTGAGCCAGCACTGGCTGCGCCAGCGCCTGACCAGCGCCCATGATCGTCAGTTGTTGGGGCGTGTCATGGGTCAACATGCCAATGGCCACGCCACAAGCAGCGGGAACACTGAGTTGGACTTGGGTTCCTGGCGGGCAGATCAGGTGCACGCCAGTCAGGATCTGCAAGCGCTGATGGACGGCATCGCGCAATGGGGGCATGCCCGGATCTTGTTGCATGGGCAGCCCGGCACCGGCAAGACCGCCTTTGCCCATGCCCTGGCCGATGGGGTGGATCGACCGTTGCTGATCAAGCGCGCATCGGATCTGCTGGGGGCGTATGTCGGTGAAACCGAGAGGAGCATCCGCAGCGCTTTCGAAGAAGCCGATGATGAGGAGGCGGTGTTGTTCATTGACGAGGTGGACAGCCTGCTGGCCCAACGCAGTCAGGCGGTGCGCACCTGGGAGATCAGTCAGGTCAATGAGTTGCTGGAGCATCTGGGGGATGCGCCAGGTGTGGTCATTCTGGCCACCAACAGGCTCGATGCGCTCGATCCTGCCGTCATTCGGCGCATGGATGTGCGGGTGGAGTTCAAGGCATTGACGGCTGAGCAAGGCCGCTTGAGTTTCAAGCGCCTGTGCGCCCAGCTGCAGTTGCCTTGTACGGGTCAGGCCATCGCCGACATCAACCTGATGACGGGGCTCACACCTGGGGACTTTGCACAGGTGGCACGGCGCTGGAGGTTCTCACCTGAGGTGAAGGCCTGTCCACCAGATCAGGAGGCGCAGTTGCTGGTGGGCTGGTTGCAACAGGAATGCCAGTTCCGGGGACAGGAGGAGCCATCCATTGGGTTTCTGAGCGGTTTGGAGAAGTGGGTGATTTGA
- a CDS encoding ABC transporter permease, translated as MNAVSLGSSAPVTVRPAMASQGYWGGVLQRLVKDKVSLVCVAVLALIILGALFAPWLAPGDPAVGSVLKRLKPVGTPGHLLGTDELGRDMLTRLMYGGRVSLLMGMAPVGLAMLIGGTLGMVAGFVGGKINAVIMRSVDVVFAFPSVLLAVAIAGALGAGIGNTLLALTIVLIPPLARVTESATTQVRSMEFIEAARASGAGSAVIMRVHVVSNVIGPVLVYATSLLSVSIIMAAGLSFIGLGARPPTPEWGLMLNTLRNAIYSEPLLAALPGVLIFVVSLAFNLLADGLRSAMEVK; from the coding sequence ATGAACGCTGTTTCTTTGGGCAGCTCGGCACCCGTAACAGTACGGCCAGCGATGGCTTCGCAAGGCTACTGGGGCGGTGTGCTGCAGCGCCTGGTAAAGGACAAGGTCTCGCTGGTCTGTGTCGCGGTGCTGGCACTCATCATCCTGGGCGCCCTGTTTGCCCCCTGGCTGGCACCGGGTGATCCGGCGGTCGGCAGTGTGCTCAAACGCCTGAAGCCAGTGGGCACACCCGGGCATCTGCTGGGCACCGACGAACTGGGCCGCGACATGCTGACTCGCCTGATGTACGGCGGTCGGGTGTCGCTGTTGATGGGCATGGCCCCGGTCGGACTGGCCATGCTGATCGGTGGCACGCTGGGCATGGTGGCGGGTTTTGTGGGTGGCAAGATCAACGCGGTGATCATGCGCAGCGTGGACGTGGTGTTTGCTTTCCCGTCGGTGCTGCTGGCGGTGGCGATTGCCGGGGCCCTGGGCGCGGGCATTGGCAACACCTTGCTGGCACTCACCATCGTGCTGATACCGCCGCTGGCGCGGGTAACCGAGAGCGCGACCACCCAGGTTCGCTCCATGGAGTTCATCGAGGCCGCGCGTGCCAGCGGTGCCGGCAGCGCCGTCATCATGCGGGTCCATGTGGTGAGTAATGTGATCGGCCCGGTGCTGGTGTACGCCACCAGCCTGCTGTCGGTCTCCATCATCATGGCTGCGGGCCTGTCCTTCATCGGCCTCGGCGCCCGCCCGCCCACGCCGGAATGGGGCCTGATGCTCAACACGCTGCGCAATGCGATCTATTCCGAGCCGCTGCTGGCCGCCTTGCCTGGGGTGCTGATCTTTGTGGTGTCGCTGGCCTTCAACCTGCTGGCCGACGGCCTGCGCAGCGCGATGGAGGTGAAGTGA
- a CDS encoding ABC transporter permease encodes MWTYLVKRLLHALPIALAVTVLCFSLVHLAPGDPLSAVLPSDASQEVVDSVKAQYGLDQPLPTQYLRWLSRALSGDLGQSISSGRAVSEEIGKAIGNSLLLAGLAATLAFLMGGLLGILAGYRHGTALDRVLSSLAIAGVSVPHYWLGIVLVAIFSARLNWLPAMGAGPDGSGHWTLDQLPYIVLPVITLAAMPAGIVMRSVRALVADTLGKEFMVALVAKGMGQGAVFQHLAKNIAPTTLAVMGVQLGYLMAGSILVETVFSWPGTGLLLNTAILQRDIPLLQGTIFVLALFFVGLNLLVDLLQPLLDPRMKRL; translated from the coding sequence ATGTGGACCTACCTTGTCAAACGCCTGTTACACGCGTTGCCCATCGCGCTGGCGGTGACCGTGTTGTGTTTTTCCCTGGTGCATCTGGCACCGGGCGATCCCCTCTCGGCGGTGTTGCCGTCCGACGCCTCGCAGGAGGTGGTGGACAGCGTCAAGGCCCAGTACGGGCTGGACCAGCCCCTGCCAACGCAGTACCTGCGCTGGTTGAGTCGGGCATTAAGCGGCGATCTGGGGCAATCCATCAGCAGCGGCCGGGCGGTGAGCGAGGAGATTGGCAAGGCGATTGGCAATTCGCTGCTGCTGGCCGGACTGGCGGCCACGCTGGCGTTTTTGATGGGTGGTTTGCTGGGCATCTTGGCGGGTTACCGGCACGGCACGGCCCTGGACCGGGTCCTGTCGTCGCTGGCCATCGCTGGCGTGTCGGTGCCGCACTATTGGTTGGGCATCGTGCTGGTGGCGATCTTTTCTGCACGGCTGAACTGGCTGCCCGCCATGGGTGCCGGGCCGGACGGCTCTGGCCATTGGACACTGGACCAGTTGCCCTACATCGTGCTGCCGGTCATCACACTCGCGGCCATGCCAGCCGGCATCGTGATGCGGTCGGTGCGGGCCCTGGTGGCCGACACGCTGGGCAAGGAATTCATGGTCGCTCTGGTGGCCAAGGGCATGGGCCAGGGCGCGGTGTTCCAGCATCTGGCCAAGAACATCGCCCCCACCACCCTGGCGGTGATGGGGGTGCAATTGGGCTACCTGATGGCGGGTTCCATCCTGGTGGAGACCGTGTTTTCCTGGCCCGGCACCGGGCTGCTGCTCAACACCGCCATCCTGCAACGTGACATCCCGCTGCTGCAGGGAACCATCTTCGTGCTGGCGCTGTTCTTCGTTGGTCTGAATCTGCTGGTGGACCTGCTGCAACCGCTGCTGGACCCGAGGATGAAACGTCTATGA
- a CDS encoding Arm DNA-binding domain-containing protein, whose translation MPSIRSRADNDLLFFDFRFGGSRCREQTLLPDTPTNRKKLQKILDKIEAEIAAGTFVYANYFPGSKALKRLANQVTPGAGLSRTAQAVEQSAVVKPEAALPVGPLFKDFATQWFDERSIEWRRSHIKSLLSTLNGRLIPYFGVKVVGNITKSDVLEFRATLAKVKGRGTKEGLSPKRINEIMGLLRQIINEAADRFEFTSPVLNIKKLRQRKTDVEPFSFADVQRILATVRADYKNYFTTRFLTGMRTGEVHGLKWKYVDFDLRIIRVRETFVLGEDEYTKTDGSQRDIQMSQPVFEALKSQYEATGKVSEYVFCNLVGEPLDNKNFSDRVWYPLLRHLGLKERRPYQMRHTAATLWLASGEAPEWIARQLGHTSTEMLFRVYSRYVPNLTRQDGSAMERLLASQFSQGALIEQKMPGSQVAVFVPAAQAAPMSQPKPRGLPGRAAPMQAVPPTREPSPASAMASDQAANPVSAQPPPLSWQDMANHWMGDTTIQSAAG comes from the coding sequence ATGCCTAGTATCAGAAGCCGTGCAGATAACGATCTGCTTTTTTTCGACTTCCGTTTTGGTGGATCGCGTTGCAGAGAGCAGACCCTTCTCCCCGACACCCCCACCAACCGCAAGAAGCTGCAAAAGATCCTCGACAAAATCGAAGCCGAGATTGCCGCAGGGACTTTTGTATACGCCAACTACTTCCCTGGCAGTAAGGCGCTTAAACGTTTGGCGAACCAGGTAACCCCCGGTGCTGGTCTGAGCAGGACAGCCCAAGCTGTTGAACAGTCTGCAGTTGTCAAGCCAGAAGCGGCCCTCCCAGTTGGGCCTCTTTTTAAAGACTTCGCCACCCAGTGGTTCGACGAGCGCAGCATCGAATGGCGTCGCAGCCACATCAAGTCACTGCTGTCGACCCTCAACGGTCGACTGATCCCCTACTTCGGAGTAAAGGTGGTCGGCAACATCACCAAGTCTGACGTTCTTGAATTTCGCGCCACACTCGCAAAAGTAAAAGGTCGCGGAACCAAGGAAGGCTTATCACCTAAGCGGATCAATGAAATCATGGGTCTGCTGCGCCAGATCATCAACGAAGCCGCCGACCGATTCGAGTTTACGTCACCGGTGCTCAATATCAAAAAGCTGCGCCAGCGCAAGACCGACGTCGAACCCTTCTCCTTCGCCGATGTCCAGCGCATCCTGGCCACAGTGCGTGCCGACTACAAGAACTACTTCACCACCCGGTTCCTCACCGGCATGCGCACCGGTGAAGTCCATGGTCTCAAATGGAAGTACGTTGACTTTGACCTGAGGATCATCCGGGTGCGGGAAACCTTTGTGCTGGGTGAAGACGAATACACCAAGACCGATGGCAGTCAGCGCGACATCCAGATGAGCCAGCCAGTATTCGAGGCGCTCAAGAGCCAATATGAAGCCACCGGCAAGGTGTCCGAATACGTCTTTTGCAATCTAGTGGGTGAGCCGCTGGACAACAAGAACTTCTCTGACCGGGTCTGGTACCCCCTGCTGCGCCATCTGGGTCTCAAAGAGCGACGTCCCTACCAAATGCGCCACACCGCCGCCACCCTGTGGCTCGCCAGCGGTGAAGCCCCCGAGTGGATCGCCCGCCAGTTGGGCCACACCAGCACCGAGATGCTGTTTCGGGTCTATTCCCGCTACGTGCCCAACCTGACCCGCCAGGACGGCTCCGCCATGGAGCGCCTGCTGGCCAGCCAGTTCTCCCAAGGCGCCCTCATTGAGCAGAAGATGCCCGGCTCCCAGGTGGCGGTCTTTGTCCCGGCAGCCCAGGCAGCACCGATGTCCCAGCCCAAACCACGCGGGCTACCTGGCCGAGCTGCACCCATGCAGGCAGTACCGCCTACCCGTGAACCCAGCCCGGCATCGGCCATGGCATCAGACCAAGCGGCAAATCCGGTGAGCGCACAGCCACCGCCGTTAAGTTGGCAGGACATGGCCAATCACTGGATGGGCGACACCACCATCCAGAGCGCAGCCGGGTAA
- a CDS encoding ABC transporter substrate-binding protein, translating into MTSSDIPLPNGQTDQGAEGMRFMGYSVFEALVAYDLSSADKPTSLIPGLASEWKVDGADKLRWTFKLRPGVKFHDGSAFNAEAVVWNLDKILNTKAEQFDAKQAAQGRGRIPTVASYKVINELTVEITTSEVNALLPYQMAWIVMSSPAQWQAVGKSWDAFIKSPSGTGPFKLESYVPRERAVLARNAAYWDKARVPKLDKMVLLPVPDASARVAALRSGQVDWIEAPPPDAMDSLKGAGFAITSNVYPHVWPWHFSRLEGSPWNDIRVRKAANLAIDREGMKQLLGGMMVSAKGMVPPNSPWFGKPAFEVKYDVAAAKALMAQAGYSKDKPLKVKSIISPSGSGQMQPQLMNELIQQNLAEIGIHVEFDVRDWNALLANWRAGAKDPGTKGATTTNSSYFSQDPFTALIRHVDSGLMPPKGTNWGYYSDPEMDKLFDGVRTEFDTKSQLALIQKAHEKYVNDALFLFVAHDVAPRAMSKKVKGFVPAQNWFLDFSTIFMD; encoded by the coding sequence ATGACATCTTCAGACATCCCGCTGCCCAATGGTCAAACCGACCAGGGTGCCGAGGGCATGCGTTTCATGGGGTATTCGGTCTTTGAAGCCCTGGTGGCCTATGACCTGTCTTCGGCTGACAAACCCACCTCGCTGATCCCGGGCCTGGCAAGCGAATGGAAAGTGGACGGCGCCGACAAGCTGCGCTGGACCTTCAAGCTGCGCCCGGGCGTGAAGTTTCACGACGGCTCGGCCTTTAATGCCGAGGCGGTAGTCTGGAACCTGGACAAGATCCTGAATACCAAGGCCGAGCAGTTCGATGCCAAGCAGGCGGCCCAGGGGCGCGGGCGCATCCCTACGGTGGCCAGCTACAAGGTCATCAACGAGTTGACCGTGGAGATCACCACCAGCGAGGTGAATGCGCTGCTGCCTTACCAGATGGCCTGGATCGTGATGTCCAGCCCGGCACAGTGGCAGGCTGTAGGCAAAAGCTGGGATGCGTTCATCAAGAGCCCGTCAGGCACCGGCCCCTTCAAGCTGGAGAGTTACGTACCCCGCGAGCGGGCCGTGCTGGCGCGCAACGCCGCCTACTGGGACAAGGCCCGTGTGCCCAAGCTGGACAAGATGGTGTTGCTGCCAGTGCCCGACGCTTCAGCCCGTGTCGCTGCCCTGCGCTCGGGCCAGGTGGACTGGATTGAAGCACCTCCGCCCGACGCGATGGACAGCCTCAAGGGCGCGGGCTTTGCCATCACCAGCAACGTCTATCCGCACGTCTGGCCCTGGCACTTCTCGCGCCTGGAGGGCTCACCCTGGAACGACATCCGGGTGCGCAAGGCCGCCAATCTGGCCATCGACCGCGAAGGCATGAAGCAATTGCTGGGCGGCATGATGGTGTCGGCCAAGGGCATGGTGCCGCCCAACAGCCCGTGGTTCGGCAAACCGGCGTTCGAGGTGAAGTACGACGTGGCCGCGGCCAAGGCGCTGATGGCCCAGGCCGGGTACTCGAAGGACAAGCCGTTGAAGGTCAAGTCCATCATCTCGCCGTCTGGCTCGGGTCAGATGCAGCCGCAGTTGATGAACGAACTGATCCAGCAGAACCTGGCTGAAATCGGCATCCACGTCGAGTTCGATGTGCGCGACTGGAACGCCTTGCTGGCCAACTGGCGCGCCGGTGCCAAAGACCCCGGTACCAAGGGCGCCACCACCACCAACAGTTCGTACTTCAGCCAGGACCCGTTCACTGCGTTGATTCGCCATGTGGACAGCGGCCTGATGCCGCCCAAGGGCACCAACTGGGGTTACTACAGCGACCCGGAGATGGACAAGCTGTTTGACGGGGTGCGCACCGAGTTCGACACCAAGTCCCAGCTGGCCCTCATCCAGAAAGCGCACGAGAAGTATGTGAACGACGCGCTATTCCTGTTTGTCGCCCACGACGTGGCGCCACGTGCCATGAGCAAGAAAGTCAAGGGTTTTGTCCCGGCGCAGAACTGGTTCCTGGACTTCTCGACCATTTTCATGGATTGA
- a CDS encoding tyrosine-type recombinase/integrase translates to MDTAIASTVKIPWNKGKIVGQKSPLKLKDIWAIRIRLQLNHRTRELALFDLGLDSKLRACDLVKLRVNDICHGDRVSTRAIVLQQKTSLPVQFEITQPTREAVEAWIKESSLKPDDYLFPSRVHESPHLGTRQYARILDGWIKEIGLDPAQYGTHSMRRTKATLIYRRTKNLRAVQLLLGHTKIESTVRYLGIEVEDALEMAEQTDI, encoded by the coding sequence GTGGACACTGCAATCGCTTCGACTGTAAAAATTCCATGGAACAAGGGAAAAATTGTTGGCCAAAAGTCACCTCTCAAGCTCAAAGACATCTGGGCCATCAGGATTCGTCTACAGCTAAACCACAGGACGCGAGAGCTGGCATTGTTTGATCTGGGACTGGATAGCAAACTGAGGGCCTGCGATTTGGTGAAACTGCGCGTCAATGACATTTGCCATGGTGATCGCGTCTCAACCCGCGCCATCGTCCTGCAACAAAAGACGTCATTGCCGGTCCAGTTTGAAATTACACAGCCGACCCGTGAAGCTGTTGAAGCTTGGATCAAAGAGTCGTCGCTGAAGCCAGACGACTACCTGTTTCCGAGCCGTGTTCATGAATCACCACACCTTGGCACGCGACAGTACGCCAGGATTTTGGACGGTTGGATCAAGGAAATCGGCCTGGACCCGGCCCAATATGGAACCCATTCCATGCGAAGAACCAAGGCGACCTTGATTTATCGCCGCACCAAAAACCTTAGGGCAGTTCAGTTGTTACTTGGACACACCAAAATTGAGAGCACCGTGAGGTATCTGGGAATTGAGGTCGAAGACGCACTTGAAATGGCCGAGCAGACCGATATTTAA